A region from the Salvia splendens isolate huo1 chromosome 15, SspV2, whole genome shotgun sequence genome encodes:
- the LOC121767685 gene encoding AT-hook motif nuclear-localized protein 13-like, translating into MNPFDAELTRIEDTDTDGSPSVLTDAPPNKIRGRPSPRKGNRAIQGIDLTPYVLRVEIGEDIVSKIIAFTKEGSWKDETVVILSATGSISSVYIGYNGNSVIRIVPKGQYDILSLKGSFTVSKSKVCQTEGLMVSLAETDNSVFGGSVHGMLIAATPIQVVVGSFTNAKGDGGSGGGIGRGRRRGSGMGSSSNSPYYSGGSSF; encoded by the exons ATGAATCCATTTGATGCTGAACTAACCCGAATTGAAGATACCGACACTGATGGCTCGCCCTCCGTGCTCACTGATGCGCCGCCCAATAAGATAAGGGGCCGCCCAAGCCCAAGAAAGGGTAATAGAG CAATTCAAGGAATCGACTTAACACCCTATGTCCTTAGGGTTGAAATCGGAGAG GACATTGTTTCAAAGATAATAGCGTTTACAAAAGAAGGATCATGGAAAGATGAGACAGTGGTCATTTTGTCTGCTACTGGTTCTATCTCTAGTGTTTACATAGGCTATAACGGGAACTCTGTTATCCGTATCGTTCCTAAG GGACAATATGACATACTGTCTTTAAAAGGTAGCTTCACAGTATCTAAGAGCAAGGTTTGTCAAACTGAAGGGCTGATGGTGTCATTGGCTGAGACGGATAACTCTGTATTTGGTGGTTCCGTTCATGGAATGCTTATAGCTGCAACGCCCATTCAGGTTGTAGTGGGGAGCTTCACGAATGCCAAGGGTGACGGTGGCAGTGGCGGTGGCATAGGCAGAGGTAGAAGGAGAGGCAGTGGCATGGGCTCCTCATCTAATTCACCTTACTATTCTGGAGGCTCCTCGTTCTGA
- the LOC121767808 gene encoding transcriptional regulator SUPERMAN-like: MAPYLGLTSLTSSFPNSNQPHTHFAMQNNNNNQTSPDEDDDSWEVRAFEEDTTGNLLGCTWPPRSYTCTFCRREFRSAQALGGHMNVHRRDRARLHEVPPPPPLAPSQPPRILIQTGHEFGADGLCLVYPLRNPNSIIFPNYSSPFQHFANNTFKPTETAPTSVVSSLCHSTNTEPSASNNDNSNNNNIRGLDEITKDSLSNEELDLELRLGRRP, encoded by the coding sequence ATGGCTCCCTACCTCGGACTCACGTCCCTAACCTCCTCCTTCCCAAATTCAAATCAACCCCACACACATTTCGCGATGCagaacaacaacaacaatcagACATCTCCAGACGAAGACGACGATTCGTGGGAAGTCCGAGCGTTCGAGGAGGACACGACGGGCAACCTGCTGGGCTGCACGTGGCCGCCGCGCTCCTACACGTGCACATTCTGCCGGAGGGAGTTCCGCTCCGCCCAAGCCCTCGGCGGCCACATGAACGTCCACCGCCGTGATCGAGCCAGGCTGCACGAGGTTCCGCCGCCACCGCCCCTGGCCCCCTCTCAGCCGCCGCGGATACTTATCCAAACAGGCCACGAATTCGGCGCTGACGGATTGTGCCTTGTCTACCCTTTACGAAACCCTAATTCCATCATTTTCCCTAATTACTCATCTCCTTTCCAACATTTCGCCAACAATACATTTAAACCTACCGAAACGGCACCCACCAGTGTCGTTTCCTCCCTTTGCCACTCCACAAACACGGAACCATCTGCATCAAACAACGACAACAGCAACAATAACAATATTCGAGGTCTCGATGAAATCACCAAAGACTCTCTGAGCAACGAAGAGCTCGACCTAGAACTTCGGCTGGGGCGGAGGCCATGA